In Lujinxingia sediminis, a single genomic region encodes these proteins:
- a CDS encoding PfkB family carbohydrate kinase, with protein MRVLSAGYCTLDQIGVVETRGHGETRRDLSTFSVQGGGTAATAAVALARWGVEVGIVGVVGDDERGAQIERTLSAARVDTRHMIRRRGGISQLTMVVLDAEVGRRLYVTPGNVAALGAEEVCEEMLEGVDLLVIDGAYPEAQLALARSARARGVSVVGELKRGGREVAERLLPWLDVVVTSERVASDLTGVGALQGICAGLLKRGPKVAVVTLGEEGAAGMGEDGELLREVATRIDEVDVTGAGDVFLGAVALGVGEGWNLRHVLRYANAAAARACEGLGGRSSIDSREVIEAVLEG; from the coding sequence ATGCGAGTGCTGTCGGCAGGCTACTGTACGCTGGATCAGATCGGGGTGGTTGAGACGCGAGGGCATGGGGAGACGCGTCGCGATCTGTCGACATTCTCGGTACAAGGCGGGGGTACGGCGGCGACCGCCGCCGTGGCGTTGGCACGATGGGGTGTGGAGGTGGGGATTGTCGGTGTGGTGGGCGATGATGAGCGAGGGGCGCAGATCGAGCGAACGCTGTCGGCGGCACGTGTGGATACCAGGCATATGATCCGGCGCCGTGGGGGTATAAGCCAGTTGACGATGGTTGTGCTGGACGCGGAGGTGGGGCGGCGGCTCTACGTGACACCGGGCAATGTGGCAGCGCTGGGTGCGGAGGAGGTCTGTGAGGAGATGCTTGAGGGGGTTGATCTTCTGGTGATCGATGGAGCGTATCCGGAGGCGCAGTTGGCGTTGGCTCGGAGCGCAAGGGCGAGGGGCGTCTCGGTGGTGGGTGAGCTGAAGCGCGGGGGACGTGAGGTTGCGGAGAGGCTATTGCCCTGGCTGGATGTGGTGGTGACCTCGGAGCGGGTCGCCAGTGATTTGACCGGGGTAGGGGCGTTGCAGGGCATCTGCGCAGGGTTATTGAAGCGGGGTCCGAAGGTCGCCGTGGTGACGCTGGGAGAGGAGGGTGCGGCGGGTATGGGGGAAGATGGCGAGTTGTTGCGAGAAGTGGCCACCCGGATTGACGAGGTGGATGTGACGGGAGCGGGGGATGTGTTTCTGGGGGCGGTGGCGTTGGGGGTAGGGGAGGGGTGGAATCTGCGGCACGTACTTCGCTATGCTAATGCTGCTGCGGCCCGGGCTTGCGAGGGGCTGGGTGGGCGAAGCTCGATTGATTCCCGGGAGGTGATTGAGGCGGTGCTGGAGGGGTAA
- a CDS encoding PHP-associated domain-containing protein, whose product MLIDLHAKSDISEGVKLSPRQILTKARDAGLDAVAFCETLSTARCADILALARDEFPELNVFIGVEIPTDRGILLGFVPEVDAFYLAEEWRAITYMTTPAAEAVMQLFDKHNGVTIAARPYDLEIPFNMGDHVFTFDRLSAIEVFTPRVGSLQNNFALEAATFMGLGTVGGSDPSDDLDAVGRFATFFDDEIRTQKQLVEALKNAEFWAVQIGDVEQQASNRARRPSKGGSGRGRSARASKGGGGRGGSKGGERRSSKGGGRSSRGGRSRDGRSRRS is encoded by the coding sequence ATGTTGATTGATCTCCACGCCAAGTCGGACATCTCCGAAGGTGTTAAGCTCTCCCCCCGTCAGATCCTCACAAAAGCCCGCGACGCTGGCCTCGACGCCGTCGCCTTCTGTGAAACCCTCTCGACCGCCCGTTGCGCCGACATCCTCGCGCTTGCCCGCGACGAGTTCCCCGAACTCAATGTCTTCATCGGAGTCGAGATCCCCACCGACCGCGGCATCCTCCTGGGCTTCGTCCCCGAAGTCGATGCCTTCTACCTGGCTGAAGAGTGGCGTGCGATCACCTACATGACCACCCCGGCCGCCGAAGCCGTCATGCAACTCTTCGACAAGCATAACGGCGTCACCATTGCCGCGCGCCCCTACGACCTCGAGATCCCCTTTAACATGGGCGATCACGTCTTCACCTTCGACCGCCTCAGCGCCATCGAAGTCTTTACCCCCCGGGTCGGATCCCTCCAGAACAACTTCGCCCTGGAAGCCGCCACCTTCATGGGCCTGGGCACCGTGGGCGGTTCTGACCCCTCCGACGACCTCGATGCCGTCGGACGCTTCGCTACCTTCTTCGACGATGAGATTCGCACCCAGAAGCAACTCGTCGAAGCCCTCAAAAACGCCGAGTTCTGGGCCGTCCAGATCGGCGACGTCGAACAACAAGCATCCAATCGCGCGCGCCGCCCCTCCAAAGGTGGATCTGGACGTGGTCGCTCCGCGCGCGCATCCAAAGGCGGCGGTGGACGGGGCGGCTCGAAGGGCGGTGAGCGCCGCTCCTCGAAGGGCGGAGGACGCTCCAGCCGCGGTGGGCGCTCCCGCGACGGACGCTCCAGGCGATCCTGA
- a CDS encoding FxsA family protein, with the protein MLLKLLFLFTVIPLIELALLIPLGQLIGLWPTIGLVVATGLLGAVLGKLEGLRAWHAIQDDLRQGTIPADSLLDGLAVFIAGVFLITPGVLTDIAGLVLLIPPLRRPLKNAIRARFKSALEKGTSTFFISQSSNIFGSAPFDPRSHAPHSPFGGTEQGDIIDITPDRPGDSTDSDSDASLPRQR; encoded by the coding sequence GTGCTACTCAAACTGCTCTTCCTCTTCACCGTCATCCCCCTCATTGAGCTCGCCCTTCTCATCCCCCTGGGTCAGCTCATCGGGCTCTGGCCTACCATTGGCCTCGTCGTCGCCACGGGGCTGCTCGGTGCCGTTTTGGGCAAACTCGAAGGTCTGCGCGCCTGGCACGCCATCCAGGATGATCTACGCCAGGGCACTATCCCCGCCGACAGCCTCCTCGACGGCCTCGCCGTCTTCATCGCCGGAGTCTTCCTCATTACCCCCGGCGTCCTCACCGACATCGCCGGCCTGGTGCTCCTGATCCCCCCGCTGAGACGCCCGCTCAAAAACGCCATCCGCGCCCGCTTTAAGTCGGCTCTGGAGAAGGGCACATCCACCTTCTTCATCTCTCAGTCTTCCAACATCTTCGGCAGCGCACCTTTCGATCCCCGCTCCCACGCCCCACACTCCCCCTTCGGCGGCACAGAGCAGGGCGATATCATTGATATCACCCCGGATCGCCCCGGAGACTCGACAGACAGCGACTCGGACGCTAGCCTGCCTCGACAGCGCTGA
- the fsa gene encoding fructose-6-phosphate aldolase yields MKFFIDTADTTEIRTAAQLGILDGVTTNPSLIAKSGRPFKEVILEICELVDGPVSAEVTATDTEGMVREGREFASWADNIVVKIPLTPDGLKACKTLTDEGIGVNVTLCFSTNQALLAARAGATYISPFIGRLDDLGQSGMDLIEEIVAAYANYPNIHTQVLVASIRHPRHVAESALLGAHVATIPFNIIDKMFQHPLTDTGLEKFLKDWEKVPKA; encoded by the coding sequence ATGAAATTCTTCATCGACACCGCTGACACCACCGAAATCCGCACCGCCGCCCAGCTCGGCATCCTCGACGGCGTCACCACAAACCCCAGCCTCATCGCCAAAAGTGGTCGCCCCTTCAAAGAAGTCATCCTCGAGATCTGCGAACTCGTCGATGGACCAGTCAGCGCCGAGGTTACCGCCACAGACACCGAAGGCATGGTGCGTGAAGGTCGCGAGTTCGCCAGCTGGGCCGACAACATCGTTGTCAAAATCCCCCTGACCCCCGACGGCCTCAAAGCCTGCAAGACCCTCACCGACGAAGGCATCGGCGTCAACGTCACCCTCTGCTTCTCCACCAACCAGGCGCTGCTCGCCGCACGCGCCGGTGCCACCTACATCAGCCCCTTCATCGGCCGCCTCGATGACCTGGGCCAGTCCGGCATGGACCTCATCGAAGAGATCGTCGCCGCCTACGCCAACTACCCCAACATCCACACCCAGGTGCTCGTGGCCTCCATCCGCCACCCGCGCCACGTGGCCGAGTCCGCCCTGCTCGGTGCACACGTCGCAACCATTCCCTTCAACATCATCGACAAGATGTTCCAACATCCCCTGACCGATACCGGCCTGGAGAAGTTCCTCAAGGATTGGGAGAAAGTCCCCAAGGCCTGA
- the serS gene encoding serine--tRNA ligase yields MLDIKFIRENVETVKEAARNKRFDVDIDRLLELDERRRDLMSSSEKIRARRNEVAQAIPKASKEERPALIEEGKQLKEDLASYEEELVEVQSAYEGLMLMVPNVTLPEVPIGETDDDNQVIRHVGEPRTFDFEPRDHEELGELLGIIDKERGIKVGGARSYALRGAGALLEMAVMRLGMDLMVERGYEPIIGPLMVNESAMLGTGFFPYGQEDTYHLEKEDKYLVGTSEVILVSLNADEILERETMPRRYCGYSPCFRREAGSAGRDTRGVYRVHQFTKVEQVIICEADEATSRALHEELLGNSEALMQKLELPYRVALACTGEIGLGQVLKHEIETWMPSRGMYSETHSCSSLYDYQARRSGIRYRNEEGQMRYCYTLNNTLAASPRILIPILEHYQNEDGSVTVPEALRPYMHGIEVIRPKAS; encoded by the coding sequence ATGCTGGATATCAAGTTCATTCGCGAGAACGTTGAAACGGTCAAGGAAGCGGCCCGCAACAAGCGCTTCGACGTGGATATTGACCGGTTGCTGGAGCTGGACGAGCGTCGTCGTGATTTGATGAGTAGTTCGGAGAAGATTCGGGCGCGACGCAACGAGGTTGCCCAGGCGATTCCGAAGGCCTCGAAGGAGGAGCGTCCGGCGCTTATTGAAGAGGGTAAGCAGCTCAAGGAGGATCTGGCGAGTTACGAGGAGGAGCTCGTCGAGGTGCAGTCGGCGTACGAAGGGTTGATGCTGATGGTGCCCAACGTGACTCTCCCGGAGGTGCCGATCGGGGAGACCGACGATGATAATCAGGTGATCCGGCACGTGGGTGAGCCGCGCACCTTCGATTTTGAGCCTCGAGATCATGAGGAGCTCGGCGAGCTGCTGGGGATCATCGATAAGGAGCGGGGGATCAAGGTGGGCGGGGCGCGTTCGTATGCGTTGCGCGGTGCCGGAGCGCTGCTGGAGATGGCGGTGATGCGCCTGGGGATGGACCTGATGGTAGAGCGGGGGTATGAGCCGATCATTGGTCCATTGATGGTCAATGAGAGCGCGATGCTGGGGACGGGGTTTTTCCCGTACGGCCAGGAGGATACCTACCACCTGGAGAAGGAGGATAAGTATCTGGTGGGTACCAGCGAGGTGATTCTCGTGAGCCTCAATGCCGACGAGATCCTTGAGCGGGAGACGATGCCTCGCCGCTATTGCGGGTACTCGCCGTGTTTCCGGCGGGAGGCGGGGAGCGCGGGGCGCGATACCCGTGGCGTGTACCGGGTGCATCAGTTTACGAAGGTCGAGCAGGTGATCATCTGTGAGGCCGATGAGGCGACATCGCGCGCGCTGCATGAGGAGTTGCTGGGGAACTCGGAGGCGCTGATGCAGAAGCTGGAGCTTCCGTATCGGGTTGCGCTTGCGTGCACCGGGGAGATTGGGCTGGGACAGGTGCTCAAGCATGAGATCGAGACCTGGATGCCTTCGCGAGGGATGTATTCGGAGACGCACAGTTGCTCGAGCCTGTATGACTACCAGGCGCGTCGTAGCGGGATTCGTTACCGCAACGAGGAGGGGCAGATGCGTTATTGTTACACGCTCAACAATACGTTGGCTGCGAGCCCGCGAATTCTCATTCCGATTCTGGAGCATTATCAGAATGAGGATGGGTCGGTGACGGTGCCCGAGGCGCTTCGTCCCTATATGCACGGCATCGAGGTGATTCGGCCGAAGGCGTCGTAA
- a CDS encoding efflux RND transporter permease subunit codes for MFDRLATLVLKHRLATIIVFAFITLASLALAPRINFNFTPQQLFEGRGDDASYRETFAERFGREDNLIIVLIEAPDVLAPPVVTFIRDLTYELRRVEDIVDAQSLATIAIPRPDSLSSEPFLGDLSNQLASAPSPFRATPVSVDQAGELGDFALNEPLIAGRLISLDASSAIVAARIDTRLQDVNDLRTLNERVAERLAMYELPPDTTATLAGVPPLRVEIVDSLRHEQLIFVPLTAFIYLLVLIFLFRSPGGVILPLGTVLIALLTTLAMLVLTDYPINIINNVLPTLIFVIGISDSIHMLTRQAEEVEAGRPHSEAIRQMIRHTGVACLLTTGTTAIGFLSLFSAETTILRNFGWQAACGVMFAYLATILFLPAGLSFMRPARRIHPAPDAPNADRQVPTLERLLMRAGEVLLSRPWTVLTVSLLASGALIAQASNVVIDTQILEVFSEDHPTFISTRTLEDDLSGILPIEISLESPERDRFKAPDVLASIDTLQRSAALHSIVLSTESPLDYLGAARAAITGDPGQRVRLPETPEQVEQLLLLISDAPDSRSGIHAFVTSDFRNARILLRVRDAGAKANLKLARELHANLQDAFPPESNISYRLTGDAYVASAALDSFIRDLIVSILLALGLILLLLSLVFRSIKIGIISLLPNALPLLMTLGYMGWAGININTTTIIIFAISLGIAVDDSIHFFARFIEELPRTDSLKDAILNTYFGAGRAILLTSVLLLIGLSVLTLSDFVPTQQFGVLTAMTIAGALVADLIILPVLLYLVLGRFPLNLRKQPITTT; via the coding sequence ATGTTCGATCGACTCGCCACGCTCGTCTTAAAACACCGCCTGGCCACCATCATCGTCTTCGCCTTTATCACCCTGGCCAGCCTGGCGCTCGCCCCCCGCATCAACTTCAACTTCACCCCGCAGCAACTCTTCGAAGGCCGCGGCGACGACGCGTCCTACCGCGAGACCTTCGCCGAGCGCTTTGGCCGCGAGGACAACCTCATCATCGTCCTCATCGAAGCCCCCGACGTGCTCGCACCTCCGGTGGTCACCTTCATCCGCGACCTCACCTACGAACTTCGCCGCGTCGAAGACATCGTCGACGCCCAGTCCCTGGCCACCATAGCCATCCCTCGCCCCGACAGCCTCAGCTCAGAGCCCTTCCTCGGCGATCTCTCCAACCAACTCGCCAGCGCTCCCTCTCCATTCAGGGCTACTCCGGTCAGCGTCGACCAGGCCGGGGAACTGGGCGACTTCGCCCTCAATGAACCCCTTATCGCAGGCCGCCTCATCAGCCTCGACGCCTCCAGCGCCATCGTCGCCGCCCGCATCGACACCCGCCTCCAGGACGTCAATGACCTGCGCACCCTCAATGAACGCGTCGCCGAGCGACTCGCCATGTACGAGCTTCCGCCCGACACCACCGCTACCCTGGCCGGTGTCCCGCCACTCCGCGTTGAGATCGTCGACAGCCTGCGACATGAGCAGCTGATCTTTGTCCCCCTCACCGCTTTTATTTACCTGCTCGTCCTCATCTTCCTCTTTCGCTCCCCCGGTGGCGTCATCCTCCCTCTGGGCACCGTCCTCATCGCTCTTCTGACCACGCTGGCGATGCTCGTGCTCACCGACTACCCCATCAACATCATCAACAACGTCCTCCCCACCCTGATCTTCGTCATCGGCATCTCCGACAGCATCCATATGCTCACCCGGCAAGCCGAAGAAGTCGAAGCCGGACGCCCCCACTCCGAAGCCATCCGCCAGATGATCCGCCACACCGGCGTGGCCTGCCTCCTCACCACCGGAACCACAGCCATCGGCTTCTTGAGCCTCTTCAGCGCCGAAACCACAATCCTTCGCAACTTCGGCTGGCAAGCTGCCTGCGGCGTGATGTTCGCCTACCTGGCTACCATCCTCTTTCTCCCTGCCGGCTTGAGCTTCATGCGACCTGCACGTCGCATTCACCCCGCCCCGGATGCGCCCAACGCAGACCGCCAGGTCCCCACCCTGGAACGCCTCCTGATGCGCGCCGGCGAGGTCCTCCTCTCCCGTCCCTGGACCGTGCTCACCGTCTCCCTACTCGCCAGTGGTGCCCTCATCGCCCAGGCCTCCAACGTCGTCATCGACACCCAGATCCTCGAAGTCTTCTCCGAAGATCACCCCACCTTCATCTCCACCCGGACCCTCGAAGATGACTTAAGCGGCATCCTCCCCATTGAGATTAGCCTGGAATCCCCCGAGCGGGACCGCTTCAAAGCTCCCGATGTCCTCGCCAGCATCGATACCCTCCAGCGGTCCGCCGCCCTCCACAGCATTGTGCTCAGCACCGAATCCCCACTCGACTACCTCGGCGCCGCACGCGCCGCTATCACCGGCGACCCCGGGCAGCGAGTTCGTCTCCCAGAAACGCCAGAACAGGTCGAACAGCTCCTCCTGCTCATCTCCGACGCCCCCGACTCACGCTCCGGCATTCACGCATTCGTTACCAGCGACTTCCGCAACGCCCGCATTCTCCTCCGTGTGCGAGACGCCGGCGCCAAGGCCAACCTTAAACTCGCCAGAGAGCTCCACGCCAACCTCCAGGACGCATTCCCCCCCGAAAGCAACATCTCCTACCGCCTCACCGGTGACGCCTACGTCGCCTCTGCCGCTCTCGACTCCTTTATCCGGGACCTCATCGTCAGCATCCTTCTGGCACTCGGCCTCATCCTCTTGCTCCTGAGCCTGGTCTTCCGATCCATCAAAATCGGCATCATCAGCCTTCTCCCCAATGCGCTCCCCCTCCTCATGACTCTTGGCTACATGGGATGGGCCGGCATCAACATCAACACCACCACCATCATCATCTTCGCCATCAGCCTGGGTATCGCCGTCGATGATTCCATTCACTTCTTCGCTCGTTTCATCGAAGAACTCCCCCGAACCGACTCCCTCAAAGACGCGATTCTCAACACATACTTCGGCGCCGGACGCGCCATCCTGCTGACCAGCGTCCTCCTGCTCATTGGCCTTAGCGTTCTCACCTTGAGCGACTTCGTCCCCACTCAGCAATTTGGCGTACTCACCGCCATGACCATCGCCGGTGCACTCGTCGCCGACCTGATCATCCTCCCGGTACTCCTCTACCTGGTCCTGGGCCGCTTCCCTCTGAACCTTCGAAAGCAACCTATCACCACGACCTGA
- the ruvX gene encoding Holliday junction resolvase RuvX gives MLGVDVGTRRVGVAVSDPLGTMAMPVETIEVRGLPGAARRLVELVGQYEAGVVVVGWPLDMRGREGVAVERVRKFMGAFEKALVGKGHQVEVVRWDERLTTTAAERSLLKADVSRQRRKEAIDQVAACHILQGYMDRLRIESERG, from the coding sequence ATGTTAGGCGTAGATGTCGGGACGCGGCGGGTGGGTGTAGCTGTGAGCGATCCTCTGGGAACGATGGCGATGCCGGTGGAGACGATCGAGGTGCGAGGGTTGCCGGGGGCGGCGCGGCGCCTGGTTGAGCTTGTGGGACAGTATGAGGCAGGGGTGGTTGTGGTGGGGTGGCCGTTGGATATGCGAGGACGAGAGGGGGTCGCCGTCGAACGGGTGCGCAAGTTTATGGGAGCGTTTGAGAAGGCGTTGGTGGGGAAGGGACATCAGGTCGAGGTGGTGCGGTGGGATGAGCGGCTGACGACGACGGCGGCGGAGCGAAGTTTGCTCAAGGCGGATGTCTCGCGTCAGCGGCGCAAAGAGGCGATCGATCAGGTGGCGGCCTGCCATATCTTGCAGGGATATATGGACCGCTTGAGGATTGAGTCGGAGCGAGGGTGA
- the mltG gene encoding endolytic transglycosylase MltG, with the protein MKKAKHEGGGWGRLWRWVAALVGAALIVVGAAAAGVYAHYQRVITRPVLEEGETRTLVIPEGTAWPGVVSRVADAGLVEPAHYFDVWGRRSGLAKEAKAGTFHLAGPLSLEELASVVRRGGLAEEVAVTIPEGWTIFHIADRIEAIGLGSRSEFLEKAHDPVFLEELGIEGESVEGYLFPDTYRFHQGASAEAVIRRLHARWEAVIGPLVEVHRPALEALKSDYGFELHDVVIMASLVERETGVKSERERVARVFYNRLDRGMRLQTDPTCVYGAETYREVPHPRYCHDKLNRYSTYVIDGLTPGPIANPGQASLLAALKPSEEPEDLAFLYFVARRDGQGGHHFSKTYQEHREAIRKYLLGK; encoded by the coding sequence ATGAAGAAGGCGAAGCATGAGGGCGGGGGGTGGGGGCGACTTTGGCGTTGGGTGGCAGCGCTGGTCGGAGCAGCGCTCATCGTGGTGGGGGCGGCTGCCGCCGGTGTGTACGCGCATTATCAGAGAGTGATCACTCGTCCCGTGTTGGAGGAAGGAGAGACGCGGACACTTGTGATTCCGGAGGGGACGGCGTGGCCGGGGGTTGTGAGTCGGGTTGCGGATGCGGGGCTGGTGGAGCCAGCGCATTATTTTGATGTGTGGGGGCGTCGAAGTGGTCTGGCGAAGGAGGCGAAGGCGGGGACCTTTCACCTGGCGGGACCGTTGAGCCTGGAGGAGCTGGCATCGGTGGTGCGGCGTGGCGGGTTGGCGGAAGAGGTGGCCGTGACCATCCCGGAGGGGTGGACGATCTTTCACATTGCCGATCGCATCGAAGCCATTGGTCTCGGGAGCCGCTCGGAGTTTCTGGAGAAGGCACACGATCCGGTGTTTTTAGAGGAGCTGGGAATCGAGGGGGAGAGCGTGGAGGGGTATCTGTTCCCGGATACGTATCGATTTCACCAGGGGGCGTCGGCTGAGGCGGTGATACGGCGGTTGCATGCCCGTTGGGAGGCCGTCATCGGTCCGTTGGTGGAGGTGCATCGCCCGGCGCTGGAGGCGTTGAAGTCTGACTACGGGTTTGAGCTGCATGATGTGGTGATCATGGCGTCGCTGGTGGAGCGGGAGACGGGCGTGAAAAGTGAACGCGAGCGCGTTGCGCGGGTCTTTTACAATCGGCTCGATCGGGGGATGCGTTTGCAGACAGACCCGACCTGCGTTTACGGAGCCGAAACCTATCGGGAGGTGCCTCACCCCCGCTATTGTCACGACAAGCTCAACCGCTACTCCACCTATGTGATTGATGGGTTGACCCCCGGTCCGATCGCTAACCCGGGGCAGGCGTCCCTGCTGGCGGCGCTCAAGCCCAGTGAGGAGCCTGAGGATCTGGCGTTTCTGTATTTTGTGGCCAGGCGGGATGGGCAGGGTGGGCACCACTTCTCAAAAACCTATCAGGAGCATCGCGAGGCGATACGCAAGTACCTGTTGGGCAAATAG
- a CDS encoding AgmX/PglI C-terminal domain-containing protein, producing the protein MSSSSSGCGPLVVILIAIFCGTLGVMTGAGGLYLYLSQSADGLEQLNLGRPAAVTEATSSATSSDEVYAMAYPITDTLQFQGKIDEGSVRTRITNERSAFQRCYQRILDKNPDVRGELSLQFTVSGSTGEVIAAVTRDNYTNSDALADCVTGELKKWRFPAPETSQISVVRFEALFLPFRAEKG; encoded by the coding sequence ATGAGTTCTTCGTCCTCGGGCTGCGGCCCCCTGGTTGTCATCCTCATCGCCATCTTCTGTGGAACCCTCGGGGTCATGACCGGCGCGGGAGGTCTTTACCTCTACCTCTCCCAGAGTGCCGATGGGCTTGAACAACTAAACCTCGGCCGTCCAGCGGCCGTCACAGAAGCCACCTCCTCGGCAACCTCCAGCGACGAGGTGTATGCAATGGCCTATCCCATCACCGACACCCTGCAGTTCCAGGGCAAGATCGATGAGGGCAGTGTCCGCACCCGCATCACCAACGAACGCTCCGCCTTCCAACGCTGCTACCAGCGCATCCTCGATAAAAATCCCGATGTCCGCGGCGAACTCTCCCTTCAGTTCACCGTCTCCGGATCGACCGGTGAAGTCATCGCCGCCGTCACCCGCGACAACTACACCAACAGCGATGCGCTGGCCGACTGCGTCACCGGGGAACTTAAGAAGTGGCGCTTCCCGGCCCCTGAGACCTCCCAGATCTCCGTCGTTCGTTTTGAAGCGCTCTTCCTCCCCTTCCGCGCTGAAAAAGGCTGA
- a CDS encoding sigma-54 interaction domain-containing protein, with protein sequence MSSIVDWNALSLNAAVKELAALLSENLQVRVVLVSCSGEVVELGGTGGQGGGATLFDVFADTRGRWGDESERVTYAQTVRSWFQACQEAEEESGRVVVDSAPGFCAHLYPLRYQGARAAVVCAGFVNSESAAGALESIRAMLPRHVLEAIEEGNGPRVPQLGREDRRWMDRIGERIAQVMTGVLSDEHAPTYEPGAQRFAEMLGGSDAMARLFGQIERVARSNSTILVTGENGTGKELVARAVHRHSRRRDEAFVAVNCAAIPGDLIASELFGHVKGAFSGAHRDRAGLFEAANHGTLLLDEIGDMDPMLQTKLLRVLQEGTFLRVGDNQVRKVDVRVICATNCDLEAMVARGEFRQDLYYRIRVIELKIPALKERGDDIELLARHFLSATAKRHGRGVKRFSESCMTYLRRYKWPGNVRELENEIERLAILSGDEEVIDETWLSRRIVGEVEAAPVVDLKGYNLPEAMALLERQMIVEGLERAGWNKTQAAKDLGISRRNLIRKVAQYALEEDRNA encoded by the coding sequence ATGAGTAGCATCGTAGACTGGAACGCGTTGAGTCTCAACGCAGCGGTAAAGGAGCTGGCGGCGCTACTGAGTGAGAACCTGCAGGTGCGCGTGGTGCTTGTCAGTTGCTCCGGGGAAGTCGTGGAGTTAGGAGGCACCGGTGGTCAGGGTGGAGGGGCTACGCTCTTCGACGTGTTCGCTGATACACGAGGACGCTGGGGCGACGAGTCGGAGCGAGTGACCTACGCGCAGACGGTGCGTAGCTGGTTTCAGGCGTGTCAGGAGGCCGAGGAGGAGAGCGGGCGGGTCGTTGTGGATAGCGCGCCCGGATTTTGCGCGCACCTCTACCCGCTGCGCTATCAGGGGGCCCGGGCTGCGGTGGTCTGCGCCGGATTTGTAAACTCGGAGAGCGCGGCCGGAGCGTTGGAGTCGATTCGAGCGATGCTTCCACGGCATGTGCTTGAAGCGATTGAAGAAGGAAATGGCCCCCGGGTCCCGCAGCTCGGTCGGGAAGACCGACGCTGGATGGATCGCATCGGTGAGCGTATCGCGCAGGTGATGACCGGCGTGTTGAGCGATGAGCATGCGCCGACCTATGAGCCCGGAGCGCAGCGTTTTGCGGAAATGCTCGGGGGGAGCGATGCGATGGCTCGGCTTTTCGGCCAGATCGAGCGAGTGGCCCGGAGCAACTCGACCATCCTTGTGACCGGTGAGAACGGAACGGGCAAGGAGCTGGTGGCACGCGCTGTTCACAGGCATAGCCGACGGCGCGATGAAGCATTTGTGGCGGTGAATTGCGCGGCGATCCCCGGTGACCTCATCGCCAGTGAGCTCTTCGGGCATGTGAAAGGTGCCTTCTCGGGGGCGCATCGTGACCGTGCGGGGCTTTTTGAAGCCGCCAATCACGGCACGCTCTTGCTCGATGAGATCGGCGATATGGATCCGATGCTGCAGACGAAGTTGCTGCGGGTGCTTCAGGAGGGAACATTTCTTCGGGTCGGGGACAACCAGGTGCGAAAAGTCGACGTCAGGGTGATCTGCGCGACGAATTGCGACCTGGAGGCGATGGTCGCCCGCGGAGAGTTCCGCCAGGACCTCTATTATCGCATCCGTGTGATCGAGTTGAAGATTCCGGCATTGAAAGAGCGAGGTGATGACATCGAGCTTCTAGCACGCCACTTCCTGAGCGCGACGGCCAAGCGTCATGGTCGGGGGGTGAAACGTTTCAGCGAGAGTTGCATGACCTACCTTCGGCGCTACAAGTGGCCCGGTAATGTGCGTGAGCTGGAGAATGAGATTGAGCGCCTGGCGATTCTTTCGGGCGATGAAGAAGTGATCGATGAGACCTGGCTGAGTCGTCGTATCGTCGGGGAGGTGGAGGCGGCCCCGGTGGTTGACCTCAAGGGGTACAACTTGCCGGAGGCGATGGCGTTGCTGGAGCGGCAAATGATCGTTGAGGGCCTGGAGCGCGCCGGTTGGAACAAAACACAGGCCGCCAAAGACCTGGGAATCTCTCGCCGCAACTTGATACGCAAGGTTGCTCAGTATGCGTTGGAAGAAGACCGGAATGCTTAA